A section of the Salmo salar chromosome ssa05, Ssal_v3.1, whole genome shotgun sequence genome encodes:
- the LOC106595628 gene encoding serine/threonine-protein phosphatase 6 regulatory ankyrin repeat subunit A isoform X3, protein MPAIDVFPVASNVQNHRPGLLKAIFNVDPDEVRSLIFQKEDVNVQDNEKRTPLHAAAYLGDTEILELLILSGARVNAKDNKWLTPLHRAVASCSEEAVQVLLKHSADVNARDKNWQTPLHIAAANKAVRCAEALVPLLSNVNVSDRAGRTALHHAAFSGHLEMVRLLLSRGANINAFDKKDRRAIHWAAYMGHIEVVKLLASHGSEVSCKDKKAYTPLHSAASSGMISVVKYLLDLGVDINEPNGYGNTPLHVACYNGQDVVVNELIECGANVNQVNEKGFAPLHFTAASRHGALCLELLVGNGAHVNIKSKDGKTPLHMTAIHGRFSRSQAIIQNGAEIDCEDKNGNTPLHISARYGHELLINTLITNGADTAKRGVHGMFPLHLAALSGFSDCCRKLLSSGFDIDTPDDFGRTCLHAAAAGGNLDCLNLLLNTGADFNRKDSFGRSPLHYAAANCNYQCLFALVGSGASVNDLDKRGCTPLHYAAASDTDGKCLEYLLRNDANPGIRDNQGYNAVHYASAYGHRLCLELIASETPLDVLMETSGTDILNDSDVRAPISPLHLAAYHGHHHAMEVLVQSLLDLDVRNSQGRTPLDLAAFKGHVECVDVLINQGASILVKDFTLKRTPIHAAATNGHSECLRLLIGNADLQSAVDVQDGNGQTPLMLSVLSGHTDCVYSLLNKGASVEAKDKWGRTALHRGAVTGHEECVEALLQHSASFLVRDCKGRTPVHLAAASGHIGVLGGLLHAAQSVETLPVITDNQGYTPLHWACYNGHDTCVEVLLEQEVFHKTEGNSFSPLHCAVINDNEGAAEMLIDTLGPAIVNATDTKNRTPLHAAAFTDHVECLQLLLGHNAQVNSPDASGKTSLMMAAENGQTNAVELLVSSAKAELTLQDAVKNTALHLACSKGHETSALLILEKITDRNLINSTNAALQTPLHVAARNGLTVVVQELLAKGASVLAVDENGYTPALACAPNKDVADCLALILATMMPVSPCTPAPSLSFSAINHYTTSPSKSVTFDSLPVLRSEHSSYCSFNNIGHRGHDEGFYKDEELNDSDSETY, encoded by the exons GACAATGAGAAGCGGACACCGTTGCATGCCGCTGCCTATCTAGGGGATACAGAAATTCTAGAGCTACTCATACTATCAG GAGCCAGAGTAAATGCCAAAGACAACAAGTGGCTCACTCCTCTGCACCGGGCCGTGGCTTCCTGCAGTGAG GAGGCAGTCCAGGTGCTATTGAAACACTCTGCTGATGTGAACGCCAGGGACAAGAACTGGCAAACGCCGTTACACATCGCTGCGGCCAATAAGGCGGTCCGCTGTGCCGAGGCCCTGGTCCCTCTCCTCAGCAATGTGAACGTGTCGGACCGGGCCGGGCGCACGGCGCTGCACCATGCAGCCTTCAGCGGACACCTGGAG ATGGTGAGGCTGCTTCTCTCCAGAGGAGCCAACATTAATGCTTTTGACAAGAAGGACCGCCGAGCAATCCACTGGGCTGCTTACATGG GACACATTGAGGTGGTGAAACTGCTGGCCTCTCATGGATCAGAGGTGTCCTGTAAAGACAAGAAGGCCTACACCCCTCTCCACTCTGCAGCCTCCAGCGGCATGATCAGCGTGGTCAAGTACCTCCTGGACCTTGGGGTGGAT ATAAATGAGCCCAATGGGTACGGTAACACCCCCCTCCATGTGGCGTGCTACAACGGCCAGGACGTGGTGGTAAATGAGCTGATCGAGTGCGGCGCCAACGTGAACCAGGTGAACGAGAAGGGTTTCGCCCCGCTCCACTTCACGGCCGCCTCGCGCCACGGGGCGCTCTGCCTGGAGCTGCTGGTTGGCAACGGGGCCCACGTCAACATCAAG agtAAAGATGGAAAGACCCCCCTCCACATGACGGCCATCCACGGACGCTTCTCCAGATCTCAAGCCATCATCCAGAATG gtgctGAGATTGACTGTGAAGATAAGAATGGAAACACACCCCTGCACATCTCTGCTCGCTACGGCCACGAGTTACTCATCAATACACTCATCACGAACGGCGCTGACACAGCCAA ACGAGGCGTCCATGGGATGTTCCCCCTCCACCTGGCTGCTCTCAGTGGTTTCTCTGACTGCTGTCGAAAGCTCCTCTCATCAGGCTTTGATATAGACACCCCTGACGACTTTGGAAGGACCTGTTTACATGCTGCAGCAGCTGGAGG GAACCTGGACTGTCTGAATCTGCTGCTCAACACAGGGGCAGACTTCAACAGAAAGGACAGCTTCGGAAG GAGTCCTCTGCATTATGCAGCAGCCAACTGTAACTACCAGTGTCTGTTTGCCTTGGTGGGGTCTGGGGCCAGTGTGAATGACCTGGATAAGAGGGGCTGCACCCCGCTCCACTACGCTGCTGCCTCCGATACAGACGGGAA GTGTCTGGAATATTTGCTACGAAACGACGCTAACCCAGGGATCAGGGACAATCAGGGCTACAACGCAGTGCATTACGCGTCTGCATACGGACACCGCCTCTGTCTGGAGCTG ATTGCAAGTGAAACACCTTTAGATGTG CTAATGGAAACCTCAGGGACAGACATCCTGAACGACTCTGATGTCAGAGCTCCCATCAGCCCTCTACACCTCGCT GCGTACCACGGCCACCACCATGCTATGGAGGTCCTGGTTCAGTCTCTACTGGATCTAGACGTGAGGAACAGCCAGGGGCGCACCCCTCTGGACCTGGCTGCCTTTAAAGGCCATGTGGAGTGTGTTGACGTCCTCATCAACCAGGGAGCCTCCATCCTGGTTAAGGACTTCACCCTGAAGAGGACCCCCATCCACGCTGCAG CTACCAACGGTCATTCGGAGTGTTTGCGTTTGCTGATTGGAAATGCTGACCTCCAGAGTGCAGTGGACGTTCAAGACGGGAATGGACA AACCCCTCTGATGCTGTCGGTGCTGAGCGGACACACAGACTGTGTGTACTCACTGCTCAACAAGGGAGCCAGCGTAGAAGCCAAAGACAAGTGGGGCAGAACAGCTCTACacagaggg gcgGTGACGGGTCACGAGGAGTGTGTGGAGGCCCTGCTGCAGCACAGCGCCAGCTTCCTGGTTCGGGACTGTAAGGGGCGGACCCCTGTTCACCTGGCGGCGGCGTCTGGACATATCGGGGTGCTGGGGGGGCTCCTACATGCCGCTCAGTCAGTGGAGACCCTCCCCGTCATCACAGACAACCAGGGCTACACGCCACTACACTGGGCCTGCTACAACG GCCATGACACGTGTGTAGAGGTGCTGCTGGAACAGGAGGTTTTCCACAAGACCGAGGGCAACTCCTTCAGCCCCCTCCACTGTGCTGTGATCAATGACAACGAGGGGGCTGCAGAGATGTTGATTGACACTCTGGGGCCGGCCATTGTCAACGCCACTGACACCAAGAACCG GACCCCCTTGCATGCGGCGGCCTTCACGGACCACGTGGAGTGTCTTCAGCTGCTGCTAGGTCACAACGCCCAGGTCAACTCCCCCGACGCCTCCGGGAAGACCTCCCTCATGATGGCTGCTGAGAACGGACAAACCAACGCTGTCG AGCTGTTGGTGAGCAGTGCCAAAGCAGAGCTCACCCTGCAGGATGCAGTCAAGAACACTGCTCTTCATCTGGCATGCAGTAAG GGGCATGAAACCAGTGCCTTGTTGATATTGGAGAAGATTACAGACAGGAACCTCATCAACTCGACTAACGCAGCCTTACAGAC GCCGTTACACGTTGCAGCCAGAAATGGTCTGACCGTGGTGGTGCAAGAGCTGCTAGCGAAGGGTGCTAGCGTGCTCGCAGTCGATGAGAATG GTTACACGCCTGCCTTGGCCTGTGCCCCCAACAAAGACGTGGCGGACTGCCTGGCGCTGATCCTGGCCACCATGATGCCTGTGTCCCCTTGCACCCCGGCACCCAGCCTGTCCTTCAGTGCCATTAACCACTACACCACCAGCCCCTCCAAGAGTGTTACCTTCGACAGCCTGCCCGTGCTGCGCAGTGAGCACAGCTCCTACTGCAGCTTCAACAACATCGGCCACCGCGGCCACGACGAAGGCTTCTACAAGGATGAGGAACTCAATGACTCAGACTCAGAGACGTACTGA
- the LOC106595628 gene encoding serine/threonine-protein phosphatase 6 regulatory ankyrin repeat subunit A isoform X4 yields the protein MVVLKIRDQPGLLKAIFNVDPDEVRSLIFQKEDVNVQDNEKRTPLHAAAYLGDTEILELLILSGARVNAKDNKWLTPLHRAVASCSEEAVQVLLKHSADVNARDKNWQTPLHIAAANKAVRCAEALVPLLSNVNVSDRAGRTALHHAAFSGHLEMVRLLLSRGANINAFDKKDRRAIHWAAYMGHIEVVKLLASHGSEVSCKDKKAYTPLHSAASSGMISVVKYLLDLGVDINEPNGYGNTPLHVACYNGQDVVVNELIECGANVNQVNEKGFAPLHFTAASRHGALCLELLVGNGAHVNIKSKDGKTPLHMTAIHGRFSRSQAIIQNGAEIDCEDKNGNTPLHISARYGHELLINTLITNGADTAKRGVHGMFPLHLAALSGFSDCCRKLLSSGFDIDTPDDFGRTCLHAAAAGGNLDCLNLLLNTGADFNRKDSFGRSPLHYAAANCNYQCLFALVGSGASVNDLDKRGCTPLHYAAASDTDGKCLEYLLRNDANPGIRDNQGYNAVHYASAYGHRLCLELIASETPLDVLMETSGTDILNDSDVRAPISPLHLAAYHGHHHAMEVLVQSLLDLDVRNSQGRTPLDLAAFKGHVECVDVLINQGASILVKDFTLKRTPIHAAATNGHSECLRLLIGNADLQSAVDVQDGNGQTPLMLSVLSGHTDCVYSLLNKGASVEAKDKWGRTALHRGAVTGHEECVEALLQHSASFLVRDCKGRTPVHLAAASGHIGVLGGLLHAAQSVETLPVITDNQGYTPLHWACYNGHDTCVEVLLEQEVFHKTEGNSFSPLHCAVINDNEGAAEMLIDTLGPAIVNATDTKNRTPLHAAAFTDHVECLQLLLGHNAQVNSPDASGKTSLMMAAENGQTNAVELLVSSAKAELTLQDAVKNTALHLACSKGHETSALLILEKITDRNLINSTNAALQTPLHVAARNGLTVVVQELLAKGASVLAVDENGYTPALACAPNKDVADCLALILATMMPVSPCTPAPSLSFSAINHYTTSPSKSVTFDSLPVLRSEHSSYCSFNNIGHRGHDEGFYKDEELNDSDSETY from the exons GACAATGAGAAGCGGACACCGTTGCATGCCGCTGCCTATCTAGGGGATACAGAAATTCTAGAGCTACTCATACTATCAG GAGCCAGAGTAAATGCCAAAGACAACAAGTGGCTCACTCCTCTGCACCGGGCCGTGGCTTCCTGCAGTGAG GAGGCAGTCCAGGTGCTATTGAAACACTCTGCTGATGTGAACGCCAGGGACAAGAACTGGCAAACGCCGTTACACATCGCTGCGGCCAATAAGGCGGTCCGCTGTGCCGAGGCCCTGGTCCCTCTCCTCAGCAATGTGAACGTGTCGGACCGGGCCGGGCGCACGGCGCTGCACCATGCAGCCTTCAGCGGACACCTGGAG ATGGTGAGGCTGCTTCTCTCCAGAGGAGCCAACATTAATGCTTTTGACAAGAAGGACCGCCGAGCAATCCACTGGGCTGCTTACATGG GACACATTGAGGTGGTGAAACTGCTGGCCTCTCATGGATCAGAGGTGTCCTGTAAAGACAAGAAGGCCTACACCCCTCTCCACTCTGCAGCCTCCAGCGGCATGATCAGCGTGGTCAAGTACCTCCTGGACCTTGGGGTGGAT ATAAATGAGCCCAATGGGTACGGTAACACCCCCCTCCATGTGGCGTGCTACAACGGCCAGGACGTGGTGGTAAATGAGCTGATCGAGTGCGGCGCCAACGTGAACCAGGTGAACGAGAAGGGTTTCGCCCCGCTCCACTTCACGGCCGCCTCGCGCCACGGGGCGCTCTGCCTGGAGCTGCTGGTTGGCAACGGGGCCCACGTCAACATCAAG agtAAAGATGGAAAGACCCCCCTCCACATGACGGCCATCCACGGACGCTTCTCCAGATCTCAAGCCATCATCCAGAATG gtgctGAGATTGACTGTGAAGATAAGAATGGAAACACACCCCTGCACATCTCTGCTCGCTACGGCCACGAGTTACTCATCAATACACTCATCACGAACGGCGCTGACACAGCCAA ACGAGGCGTCCATGGGATGTTCCCCCTCCACCTGGCTGCTCTCAGTGGTTTCTCTGACTGCTGTCGAAAGCTCCTCTCATCAGGCTTTGATATAGACACCCCTGACGACTTTGGAAGGACCTGTTTACATGCTGCAGCAGCTGGAGG GAACCTGGACTGTCTGAATCTGCTGCTCAACACAGGGGCAGACTTCAACAGAAAGGACAGCTTCGGAAG GAGTCCTCTGCATTATGCAGCAGCCAACTGTAACTACCAGTGTCTGTTTGCCTTGGTGGGGTCTGGGGCCAGTGTGAATGACCTGGATAAGAGGGGCTGCACCCCGCTCCACTACGCTGCTGCCTCCGATACAGACGGGAA GTGTCTGGAATATTTGCTACGAAACGACGCTAACCCAGGGATCAGGGACAATCAGGGCTACAACGCAGTGCATTACGCGTCTGCATACGGACACCGCCTCTGTCTGGAGCTG ATTGCAAGTGAAACACCTTTAGATGTG CTAATGGAAACCTCAGGGACAGACATCCTGAACGACTCTGATGTCAGAGCTCCCATCAGCCCTCTACACCTCGCT GCGTACCACGGCCACCACCATGCTATGGAGGTCCTGGTTCAGTCTCTACTGGATCTAGACGTGAGGAACAGCCAGGGGCGCACCCCTCTGGACCTGGCTGCCTTTAAAGGCCATGTGGAGTGTGTTGACGTCCTCATCAACCAGGGAGCCTCCATCCTGGTTAAGGACTTCACCCTGAAGAGGACCCCCATCCACGCTGCAG CTACCAACGGTCATTCGGAGTGTTTGCGTTTGCTGATTGGAAATGCTGACCTCCAGAGTGCAGTGGACGTTCAAGACGGGAATGGACA AACCCCTCTGATGCTGTCGGTGCTGAGCGGACACACAGACTGTGTGTACTCACTGCTCAACAAGGGAGCCAGCGTAGAAGCCAAAGACAAGTGGGGCAGAACAGCTCTACacagaggg gcgGTGACGGGTCACGAGGAGTGTGTGGAGGCCCTGCTGCAGCACAGCGCCAGCTTCCTGGTTCGGGACTGTAAGGGGCGGACCCCTGTTCACCTGGCGGCGGCGTCTGGACATATCGGGGTGCTGGGGGGGCTCCTACATGCCGCTCAGTCAGTGGAGACCCTCCCCGTCATCACAGACAACCAGGGCTACACGCCACTACACTGGGCCTGCTACAACG GCCATGACACGTGTGTAGAGGTGCTGCTGGAACAGGAGGTTTTCCACAAGACCGAGGGCAACTCCTTCAGCCCCCTCCACTGTGCTGTGATCAATGACAACGAGGGGGCTGCAGAGATGTTGATTGACACTCTGGGGCCGGCCATTGTCAACGCCACTGACACCAAGAACCG GACCCCCTTGCATGCGGCGGCCTTCACGGACCACGTGGAGTGTCTTCAGCTGCTGCTAGGTCACAACGCCCAGGTCAACTCCCCCGACGCCTCCGGGAAGACCTCCCTCATGATGGCTGCTGAGAACGGACAAACCAACGCTGTCG AGCTGTTGGTGAGCAGTGCCAAAGCAGAGCTCACCCTGCAGGATGCAGTCAAGAACACTGCTCTTCATCTGGCATGCAGTAAG GGGCATGAAACCAGTGCCTTGTTGATATTGGAGAAGATTACAGACAGGAACCTCATCAACTCGACTAACGCAGCCTTACAGAC GCCGTTACACGTTGCAGCCAGAAATGGTCTGACCGTGGTGGTGCAAGAGCTGCTAGCGAAGGGTGCTAGCGTGCTCGCAGTCGATGAGAATG GTTACACGCCTGCCTTGGCCTGTGCCCCCAACAAAGACGTGGCGGACTGCCTGGCGCTGATCCTGGCCACCATGATGCCTGTGTCCCCTTGCACCCCGGCACCCAGCCTGTCCTTCAGTGCCATTAACCACTACACCACCAGCCCCTCCAAGAGTGTTACCTTCGACAGCCTGCCCGTGCTGCGCAGTGAGCACAGCTCCTACTGCAGCTTCAACAACATCGGCCACCGCGGCCACGACGAAGGCTTCTACAAGGATGAGGAACTCAATGACTCAGACTCAGAGACGTACTGA
- the LOC106595628 gene encoding serine/threonine-protein phosphatase 6 regulatory ankyrin repeat subunit A isoform X1: MFYRRNFCWTLGHVCFPGLLKAIFNVDPDEVRSLIFQKEDVNVQDNEKRTPLHAAAYLGDTEILELLILSGARVNAKDNKWLTPLHRAVASCSEEAVQVLLKHSADVNARDKNWQTPLHIAAANKAVRCAEALVPLLSNVNVSDRAGRTALHHAAFSGHLEMVRLLLSRGANINAFDKKDRRAIHWAAYMGHIEVVKLLASHGSEVSCKDKKAYTPLHSAASSGMISVVKYLLDLGVDINEPNGYGNTPLHVACYNGQDVVVNELIECGANVNQVNEKGFAPLHFTAASRHGALCLELLVGNGAHVNIKSKDGKTPLHMTAIHGRFSRSQAIIQNGAEIDCEDKNGNTPLHISARYGHELLINTLITNGADTAKRGVHGMFPLHLAALSGFSDCCRKLLSSGFDIDTPDDFGRTCLHAAAAGGNLDCLNLLLNTGADFNRKDSFGRSPLHYAAANCNYQCLFALVGSGASVNDLDKRGCTPLHYAAASDTDGKCLEYLLRNDANPGIRDNQGYNAVHYASAYGHRLCLELIASETPLDVLMETSGTDILNDSDVRAPISPLHLAAYHGHHHAMEVLVQSLLDLDVRNSQGRTPLDLAAFKGHVECVDVLINQGASILVKDFTLKRTPIHAAATNGHSECLRLLIGNADLQSAVDVQDGNGQTPLMLSVLSGHTDCVYSLLNKGASVEAKDKWGRTALHRGAVTGHEECVEALLQHSASFLVRDCKGRTPVHLAAASGHIGVLGGLLHAAQSVETLPVITDNQGYTPLHWACYNGHDTCVEVLLEQEVFHKTEGNSFSPLHCAVINDNEGAAEMLIDTLGPAIVNATDTKNRTPLHAAAFTDHVECLQLLLGHNAQVNSPDASGKTSLMMAAENGQTNAVELLVSSAKAELTLQDAVKNTALHLACSKGHETSALLILEKITDRNLINSTNAALQTPLHVAARNGLTVVVQELLAKGASVLAVDENGYTPALACAPNKDVADCLALILATMMPVSPCTPAPSLSFSAINHYTTSPSKSVTFDSLPVLRSEHSSYCSFNNIGHRGHDEGFYKDEELNDSDSETY; this comes from the exons GACAATGAGAAGCGGACACCGTTGCATGCCGCTGCCTATCTAGGGGATACAGAAATTCTAGAGCTACTCATACTATCAG GAGCCAGAGTAAATGCCAAAGACAACAAGTGGCTCACTCCTCTGCACCGGGCCGTGGCTTCCTGCAGTGAG GAGGCAGTCCAGGTGCTATTGAAACACTCTGCTGATGTGAACGCCAGGGACAAGAACTGGCAAACGCCGTTACACATCGCTGCGGCCAATAAGGCGGTCCGCTGTGCCGAGGCCCTGGTCCCTCTCCTCAGCAATGTGAACGTGTCGGACCGGGCCGGGCGCACGGCGCTGCACCATGCAGCCTTCAGCGGACACCTGGAG ATGGTGAGGCTGCTTCTCTCCAGAGGAGCCAACATTAATGCTTTTGACAAGAAGGACCGCCGAGCAATCCACTGGGCTGCTTACATGG GACACATTGAGGTGGTGAAACTGCTGGCCTCTCATGGATCAGAGGTGTCCTGTAAAGACAAGAAGGCCTACACCCCTCTCCACTCTGCAGCCTCCAGCGGCATGATCAGCGTGGTCAAGTACCTCCTGGACCTTGGGGTGGAT ATAAATGAGCCCAATGGGTACGGTAACACCCCCCTCCATGTGGCGTGCTACAACGGCCAGGACGTGGTGGTAAATGAGCTGATCGAGTGCGGCGCCAACGTGAACCAGGTGAACGAGAAGGGTTTCGCCCCGCTCCACTTCACGGCCGCCTCGCGCCACGGGGCGCTCTGCCTGGAGCTGCTGGTTGGCAACGGGGCCCACGTCAACATCAAG agtAAAGATGGAAAGACCCCCCTCCACATGACGGCCATCCACGGACGCTTCTCCAGATCTCAAGCCATCATCCAGAATG gtgctGAGATTGACTGTGAAGATAAGAATGGAAACACACCCCTGCACATCTCTGCTCGCTACGGCCACGAGTTACTCATCAATACACTCATCACGAACGGCGCTGACACAGCCAA ACGAGGCGTCCATGGGATGTTCCCCCTCCACCTGGCTGCTCTCAGTGGTTTCTCTGACTGCTGTCGAAAGCTCCTCTCATCAGGCTTTGATATAGACACCCCTGACGACTTTGGAAGGACCTGTTTACATGCTGCAGCAGCTGGAGG GAACCTGGACTGTCTGAATCTGCTGCTCAACACAGGGGCAGACTTCAACAGAAAGGACAGCTTCGGAAG GAGTCCTCTGCATTATGCAGCAGCCAACTGTAACTACCAGTGTCTGTTTGCCTTGGTGGGGTCTGGGGCCAGTGTGAATGACCTGGATAAGAGGGGCTGCACCCCGCTCCACTACGCTGCTGCCTCCGATACAGACGGGAA GTGTCTGGAATATTTGCTACGAAACGACGCTAACCCAGGGATCAGGGACAATCAGGGCTACAACGCAGTGCATTACGCGTCTGCATACGGACACCGCCTCTGTCTGGAGCTG ATTGCAAGTGAAACACCTTTAGATGTG CTAATGGAAACCTCAGGGACAGACATCCTGAACGACTCTGATGTCAGAGCTCCCATCAGCCCTCTACACCTCGCT GCGTACCACGGCCACCACCATGCTATGGAGGTCCTGGTTCAGTCTCTACTGGATCTAGACGTGAGGAACAGCCAGGGGCGCACCCCTCTGGACCTGGCTGCCTTTAAAGGCCATGTGGAGTGTGTTGACGTCCTCATCAACCAGGGAGCCTCCATCCTGGTTAAGGACTTCACCCTGAAGAGGACCCCCATCCACGCTGCAG CTACCAACGGTCATTCGGAGTGTTTGCGTTTGCTGATTGGAAATGCTGACCTCCAGAGTGCAGTGGACGTTCAAGACGGGAATGGACA AACCCCTCTGATGCTGTCGGTGCTGAGCGGACACACAGACTGTGTGTACTCACTGCTCAACAAGGGAGCCAGCGTAGAAGCCAAAGACAAGTGGGGCAGAACAGCTCTACacagaggg gcgGTGACGGGTCACGAGGAGTGTGTGGAGGCCCTGCTGCAGCACAGCGCCAGCTTCCTGGTTCGGGACTGTAAGGGGCGGACCCCTGTTCACCTGGCGGCGGCGTCTGGACATATCGGGGTGCTGGGGGGGCTCCTACATGCCGCTCAGTCAGTGGAGACCCTCCCCGTCATCACAGACAACCAGGGCTACACGCCACTACACTGGGCCTGCTACAACG GCCATGACACGTGTGTAGAGGTGCTGCTGGAACAGGAGGTTTTCCACAAGACCGAGGGCAACTCCTTCAGCCCCCTCCACTGTGCTGTGATCAATGACAACGAGGGGGCTGCAGAGATGTTGATTGACACTCTGGGGCCGGCCATTGTCAACGCCACTGACACCAAGAACCG GACCCCCTTGCATGCGGCGGCCTTCACGGACCACGTGGAGTGTCTTCAGCTGCTGCTAGGTCACAACGCCCAGGTCAACTCCCCCGACGCCTCCGGGAAGACCTCCCTCATGATGGCTGCTGAGAACGGACAAACCAACGCTGTCG AGCTGTTGGTGAGCAGTGCCAAAGCAGAGCTCACCCTGCAGGATGCAGTCAAGAACACTGCTCTTCATCTGGCATGCAGTAAG GGGCATGAAACCAGTGCCTTGTTGATATTGGAGAAGATTACAGACAGGAACCTCATCAACTCGACTAACGCAGCCTTACAGAC GCCGTTACACGTTGCAGCCAGAAATGGTCTGACCGTGGTGGTGCAAGAGCTGCTAGCGAAGGGTGCTAGCGTGCTCGCAGTCGATGAGAATG GTTACACGCCTGCCTTGGCCTGTGCCCCCAACAAAGACGTGGCGGACTGCCTGGCGCTGATCCTGGCCACCATGATGCCTGTGTCCCCTTGCACCCCGGCACCCAGCCTGTCCTTCAGTGCCATTAACCACTACACCACCAGCCCCTCCAAGAGTGTTACCTTCGACAGCCTGCCCGTGCTGCGCAGTGAGCACAGCTCCTACTGCAGCTTCAACAACATCGGCCACCGCGGCCACGACGAAGGCTTCTACAAGGATGAGGAACTCAATGACTCAGACTCAGAGACGTACTGA